A genomic stretch from Desulfatiglans sp. includes:
- the selB gene encoding selenocysteine-specific translation elongation factor — translation MKQVILGTAGHIDHGKTSLIRAITNIDTDRLKEEKARGITIELGFAHLMLPSGQLLGIVDVPGHERFVKHMVAGATGVDLVAMVIAADEGIMPQTKEHLEICQLLSVKHGLVVLTKRDMVDDEWAGLVREDVTQYLKGTFLENAPILEVSSVTGLGIESLIQTIDRMVAGIPERNSGNFFRLPVDRVFTMKGFGTVVTGTTASGSISVGDEVTIYPQELTSRIRGIQVHNKDAENVSAGLRTAINIQGMEKAQIERGNILAAKDTLKPTFMIDVELDLLASSPRPLKNRAKARFHAGTAEIISTVILLDRDVLNQGERCFAQIRLDEPVTVLRGDRYIIRSYSPVRTIGGGRVLNPLPLKKKRFSEGVLADLELLNSGDPLVQIEQFVKMGRYTGKDAKEIQFLANLGKKKVDEALKVLSAQKRIIQYSKESGLFIHEEFLGDATKDFLTILSEYHERNPLKAGILKEELRSRTEGTTNPRLFNFIVAQQSGLGAVVIENELLRLNDHRVTLANDQKEIRERIEGIYLRAKLQPPYFKEVNSEFPGAKGSDILGILLKEGILIKVKEDLYFHKKAIDELKERLIAFLKKNNEINPTQFKDMTGTSRKYSIPLIEYFDHEQLTVRVGDNRILRKKI, via the coding sequence ATGAAGCAGGTAATACTTGGAACTGCCGGCCATATTGATCACGGAAAGACCTCCCTTATCAGGGCCATTACAAATATTGATACAGACCGCCTCAAGGAGGAGAAGGCCAGGGGGATAACAATAGAGCTGGGGTTTGCCCATCTCATGCTTCCCAGCGGGCAGCTCCTGGGCATTGTTGATGTGCCGGGGCATGAAAGGTTTGTAAAACACATGGTGGCAGGCGCCACAGGGGTTGATCTTGTTGCAATGGTAATAGCCGCTGACGAGGGTATAATGCCCCAGACAAAGGAACACCTTGAGATATGCCAGCTCCTTTCTGTTAAGCACGGTCTTGTAGTCCTTACAAAGCGCGACATGGTTGATGATGAGTGGGCAGGGCTAGTAAGGGAGGATGTTACACAGTATCTGAAGGGCACCTTTCTTGAAAATGCCCCCATACTGGAGGTCTCCTCAGTTACAGGTCTTGGTATAGAGTCGCTTATTCAGACGATCGACAGGATGGTCGCCGGGATACCTGAGAGAAACAGCGGCAATTTTTTCAGGCTCCCAGTTGACCGTGTCTTTACCATGAAGGGTTTCGGCACGGTTGTAACCGGCACCACAGCATCAGGGAGTATCAGTGTGGGTGATGAGGTGACCATCTATCCACAGGAGCTAACCAGCAGGATACGCGGCATACAGGTGCACAATAAAGATGCAGAAAATGTGAGTGCAGGATTAAGGACCGCCATTAATATACAGGGCATGGAAAAGGCGCAGATAGAGAGGGGCAATATCCTTGCTGCAAAGGATACCCTGAAGCCCACATTTATGATCGATGTGGAGCTCGATCTTTTGGCATCATCACCCAGGCCACTCAAAAACAGGGCAAAGGCGCGCTTTCATGCGGGCACAGCGGAGATTATCTCAACGGTCATACTGCTTGACAGGGATGTATTAAACCAGGGTGAGAGATGTTTTGCCCAGATCAGGCTTGATGAACCTGTTACTGTTCTGAGGGGTGACAGGTATATTATAAGGAGCTATTCGCCTGTAAGGACAATAGGCGGAGGCAGGGTCCTTAACCCTCTTCCCCTTAAAAAGAAGCGGTTTTCAGAGGGGGTGCTTGCTGATCTTGAACTCTTAAACAGCGGCGATCCCCTTGTTCAGATAGAGCAGTTTGTGAAAATGGGCCGCTATACAGGCAAGGATGCAAAGGAGATCCAGTTCCTGGCAAATCTCGGGAAAAAAAAGGTGGATGAGGCGCTAAAGGTATTATCTGCCCAGAAAAGGATCATCCAGTATAGTAAAGAAAGCGGTCTTTTTATACATGAAGAGTTTCTCGGGGATGCGACAAAGGATTTTCTGACCATACTGTCTGAATACCATGAGCGTAACCCACTCAAGGCAGGCATATTAAAAGAGGAGTTGAGGTCAAGGACAGAAGGTACAACCAATCCCAGGCTTTTTAATTTTATTGTTGCCCAGCAGAGCGGGCTTGGCGCTGTTGTTATAGAGAATGAGCTTCTTCGCCTGAATGATCACAGGGTGACACTGGCAAACGACCAGAAGGAGATCAGGGAACGCATAGAGGGTATCTATCTCAGGGCAAAATTGCAGCCTCCATACTTCAAGGAGGTCAACAGCGAATTCCCGGGTGCAAAGGGCTCTGACATACTCGGGATACTCCTGAAGGAAGGTATCCTTATAAAGGTTAAGGAAGATCTCTATTTTCACAAAAAGGCTATTGATGAGCTTAAGGAAAGGCTTATCGCATTCTTAAAGAAAAACAACGAGATAAACCCCACCCAGTTTAAGGATATGACCGGTACATCAAGGAAGTACAGCATACCGCTGATAGAATATTTTGACCATGAACAGTTGACCGTACGTGTTGGCGATAACAGGATTTTAAGAAAGAAGATATGA
- a CDS encoding XdhC family protein, translating to MRDIYNKLSELIEKNTLCVLATIVTQSGSSPRGPGTKMLMLKDGSFVGTIGGGKLEKAVLDAGEGVFASLTPVMLLYRMQGEDVDANEMICGGNARIFVEPVFPGSPDYQNIIREIHELNKRGGSALTATVLDPGMWKKGLAPRMFMKADGKKAGSLNSIDGAEEIIQLNMKEMIAKRVPQVMGFKGNDGSTIDVLIEPVISEPVLYIFGGGHVSKQIGPIADLVGFSVVVIDDREEFSMAQNFPYAKEVITCPFENVMERLPINESSYLVIVTRGHSHDKTVLEQALSTPAKYIGMIGSKRKVKITFDNLFAEGFTREEIDRVYSPIGEEIGAETPEEIAVSVVAQLIKVRAAG from the coding sequence ATGAGAGATATATATAATAAATTATCGGAACTGATTGAAAAAAACACCCTTTGCGTGCTTGCAACAATAGTGACACAGTCAGGCTCTTCACCAAGGGGGCCGGGTACAAAGATGCTCATGCTCAAGGACGGCTCATTTGTGGGCACCATCGGAGGAGGCAAGCTGGAGAAAGCGGTGCTTGACGCAGGTGAAGGGGTCTTTGCATCCCTTACCCCTGTCATGCTGCTTTACAGGATGCAGGGAGAGGATGTGGATGCAAATGAGATGATATGTGGCGGCAATGCAAGGATTTTTGTTGAGCCGGTATTCCCTGGGAGCCCGGATTATCAAAATATTATCAGGGAGATCCATGAACTAAACAAAAGGGGCGGTTCAGCCCTGACAGCCACTGTCCTTGATCCGGGCATGTGGAAAAAAGGCCTTGCACCCAGGATGTTTATGAAGGCTGATGGTAAAAAGGCAGGCTCTTTAAACAGCATAGATGGGGCAGAAGAGATTATACAGTTAAATATGAAGGAGATGATAGCAAAGAGGGTTCCTCAGGTGATGGGTTTTAAGGGCAATGATGGCAGCACTATAGATGTGCTGATTGAACCTGTTATTTCTGAACCAGTTCTCTATATCTTTGGCGGTGGGCATGTATCAAAACAGATAGGCCCGATAGCAGATCTTGTGGGGTTTTCCGTGGTGGTAATAGATGACCGTGAAGAGTTTTCAATGGCTCAAAACTTCCCATATGCAAAGGAGGTTATCACCTGCCCGTTTGAAAATGTAATGGAGAGGCTGCCGATAAACGAATCATCCTATCTTGTTATTGTAACCCGCGGCCATTCCCATGATAAGACTGTTCTTGAACAGGCCCTTTCAACCCCGGCAAAATATATTGGCATGATAGGGAGCAAAAGAAAGGTGAAAATCACATTTGATAATCTTTTTGCTGAAGGCTTTACACGTGAAGAAATTGACAGGGTATATTCTCCAATAGGTGAAGAGATAGGGGCTGAGACCCCTGAAGAGATAGCGGTAAGCGTAGTGGCTCAGCTTATCAAGGTAAGGGCTGCAGGGTAG
- a CDS encoding cytoplasmic protein, translating to MKMHSHDFIESYDGLVGYGYDRKTNENTLACYMQKFSDDELIGLVTCRMTDDEMEALFDLVSGLLAKHLSKEEYHRLFLKE from the coding sequence ATGAAGATGCACAGCCATGATTTTATTGAATCATACGACGGGTTGGTGGGGTACGGCTATGACCGCAAAACCAATGAGAATACCCTTGCCTGTTACATGCAGAAATTTTCAGATGATGAGCTTATCGGGCTTGTTACTTGCAGGATGACAGATGATGAAATGGAGGCCCTTTTTGACCTTGTCTCAGGGCTTCTTGCAAAACACTTAAGCAAAGAAGAATACCACAGGCTATTTTTGAAGGAATAA
- a CDS encoding HDOD domain-containing protein, whose protein sequence is MKVECSSCKVQFNLPDERLPKGKKIAFPCPRCKGIIELDLSAPDESGSAGTDASQQDFLKGEALKKKILRSVKDLPPMPQTVIKAREIMADPNSDFKSLARIFETDQAIATKVLKLANSPYYGLGGRVSSIQHASVVLGQKTLGELITMGGTASLLSKSLEGYGLDAGALWKHSLAVAFGAKMLAELKQPALANDAFTAGLIHDAGKLILDKYIAERWQLIEAFMGEEGATFLDAEKSILELDHSEAAFEVCGAWNIPKALTIAIRYHHNPTKSHDNMLAYIIHVADAIAMMTGLGIGIDSTFYVMDEKALGFVGINEADINRIMAQIIESVKKISE, encoded by the coding sequence ATGAAGGTTGAATGTTCATCATGCAAGGTGCAGTTTAATTTACCTGATGAAAGACTGCCAAAGGGGAAAAAGATTGCCTTTCCCTGTCCGAGATGCAAGGGGATTATTGAACTGGATCTGAGTGCCCCGGATGAATCAGGCTCCGCCGGAACAGATGCCAGTCAGCAGGACTTTCTGAAGGGTGAGGCACTTAAGAAGAAGATATTGCGAAGTGTGAAAGATCTTCCCCCAATGCCCCAGACTGTTATCAAGGCAAGGGAGATCATGGCAGACCCCAACTCTGACTTTAAGTCACTGGCCAGGATATTTGAGACTGACCAGGCAATTGCTACAAAGGTGCTTAAACTTGCCAATTCACCCTATTACGGGCTTGGCGGCAGGGTATCCTCTATCCAGCATGCCTCTGTTGTCCTTGGCCAAAAGACCCTCGGGGAGTTGATTACCATGGGCGGCACCGCAAGTCTTTTATCTAAAAGCCTGGAGGGGTACGGCCTTGATGCAGGGGCCTTATGGAAGCATTCACTTGCAGTTGCCTTTGGCGCCAAGATGCTAGCTGAGCTTAAACAGCCCGCGCTCGCAAATGATGCATTTACCGCAGGCCTGATACATGATGCAGGCAAGCTTATACTGGATAAATATATTGCCGAGCGGTGGCAGCTTATTGAGGCCTTTATGGGGGAAGAGGGGGCTACATTTCTTGATGCGGAAAAATCCATACTTGAACTGGATCACTCAGAGGCAGCCTTTGAGGTATGCGGGGCATGGAACATCCCAAAGGCACTCACGATTGCAATAAGATATCATCACAATCCGACAAAATCACATGATAATATGCTCGCCTATATCATTCATGTTGCAGATGCAATAGCAATGATGACAGGCCTGGGTATTGGCATTGACAGCACCTTTTATGTTATGGATGAAAAGGCCCTTGGATTTGTAGGCATTAACGAAGCTGATATTAACAGGATAATGGCGCAGATTATTGAATCGGTTAAAAAGATATCGGAATAA
- a CDS encoding response regulator produces MGKINEQHLLDEIRYDIEHKDIIKARLVLAELDSVGLETQKKALFEVSRAEDQLCIPLLAGVIGNNMAIVDTFPQIKETMVSKILDNPDVLLELLSGRGDTISRMILIETAGEIQLNNAAEILLNILQQENDPILISAAVTSLGMLGEPLAVEAISEFLYSNSRDLVICSVNALGQIGNGAAVNKLYDRLGGETDLDMLILDTIAGLQINEAYERLNDILSSEFVHLRTAAKKKLVEIGSMSVRYMIKNLSQKDKDIIIHSLNVLGDLGDSSAIPPIRKLLFSHPDDPNVRFAAYEALGRLPLDKGAFTLASGLEDKVDNVRSAAARAIERNYNTVLSGGIKNMIRSGDVHALNIITTIIDAQCENIFIDLIEDDAFKNPAIQYLIKKAHPDVKAGFYRLLKDSGYDELAEKIASEKEKRAKGKLKVFAVDDSRMVLNIYRSVLHNLGCDSLLFEFPARAIESVKKEKPDIILTDLNMPDISGVELTKEIRKIFSRERMPIVMVTTQDESKDYEEAYKAGINDILRKPFTETMVKDILKKMTGYVKQ; encoded by the coding sequence ATGGGTAAGATTAACGAACAGCATCTTCTTGATGAAATCCGATATGATATAGAGCATAAGGATATTATAAAGGCCAGACTTGTTCTTGCTGAGCTTGACAGTGTCGGGCTGGAAACACAGAAAAAGGCTCTATTTGAGGTCAGCCGCGCAGAAGATCAATTATGCATACCCCTGCTTGCCGGTGTTATTGGCAATAATATGGCCATTGTGGATACCTTTCCCCAGATAAAGGAGACAATGGTCTCAAAGATACTGGACAACCCTGATGTGCTTCTGGAGCTACTGTCCGGCAGGGGAGACACTATATCCAGGATGATACTTATTGAGACAGCCGGCGAGATCCAGCTTAATAATGCAGCCGAGATTCTCCTCAATATACTTCAACAGGAGAATGATCCGATTCTAATAAGCGCTGCTGTTACATCCTTAGGCATGCTCGGGGAACCTTTGGCAGTGGAGGCCATAAGCGAGTTTCTTTACTCTAACTCAAGGGATCTTGTTATCTGTTCCGTAAATGCATTGGGGCAGATCGGAAACGGGGCCGCAGTAAACAAGCTTTATGACAGGCTTGGCGGGGAGACCGATCTTGACATGCTTATACTTGATACGATAGCAGGGCTGCAGATCAATGAGGCGTATGAAAGGCTTAATGATATATTGAGCTCGGAGTTTGTCCACCTGAGAACCGCTGCAAAGAAAAAGCTCGTTGAGATAGGCTCCATGAGCGTAAGGTATATGATTAAAAACCTTTCCCAGAAGGATAAGGACATTATAATCCATTCACTTAATGTGCTTGGAGACCTTGGGGACAGTTCAGCCATACCACCGATCAGGAAGCTTCTTTTTTCTCATCCTGATGACCCTAATGTTCGGTTTGCCGCTTACGAGGCGCTGGGCAGGCTTCCGCTTGATAAGGGTGCCTTTACTCTTGCTTCAGGCCTTGAGGACAAGGTGGATAATGTAAGGTCAGCAGCAGCAAGGGCCATAGAACGTAACTACAATACCGTACTCTCGGGCGGTATTAAAAATATGATCAGGTCAGGTGATGTGCATGCGCTCAATATCATAACGACGATAATTGATGCACAGTGTGAAAATATCTTCATAGACCTCATAGAGGACGATGCCTTTAAAAACCCTGCAATACAGTATCTGATAAAAAAGGCACACCCTGATGTAAAGGCCGGTTTCTACAGGCTTCTAAAGGATTCAGGGTATGATGAGCTGGCAGAGAAGATCGCCTCTGAAAAGGAAAAGAGGGCCAAGGGCAAGCTCAAGGTGTTTGCTGTGGATGATTCAAGAATGGTCCTTAATATATACAGATCTGTGCTCCATAACCTGGGGTGCGATTCGCTCCTGTTTGAGTTCCCGGCAAGGGCAATAGAATCAGTGAAAAAGGAAAAACCGGATATCATCCTGACAGACCTTAATATGCCTGATATATCGGGTGTTGAGCTCACTAAAGAGATACGAAAAATCTTCAGCAGGGAGCGTATGCCTATAGTAATGGTTACAACCCAGGATGAAAGCAAGGATTATGAAGAGGCATACAAGGCTGGTATAAATGATATATTGAGAAAGCCCTTCACTGAAACCATGGTCAAAGATATCCTTAAAAAGATGACAGGGTACGTGAAGCAGTAA
- a CDS encoding glutamine--tRNA ligase/YqeY domain fusion protein — MSEEILKTPTNFIREAIKEDTESNRFNGRVHTRFPPEPNGFLHIGHAKGICISYGLAEEFGGKYNLRFDDTNPVKEEERYVESQMTDIHWLGFDWGDNLFYASNYFDQLYEWAVKLIKEGKAYVDDLSPEEIRKYRGTLTEPGKNSPYRDRTVEENLDLFTRMRNGEFKEGERVLRAKIDMASGNINLRDPVMYRILYSTHHRTGDKWCIYPMYDWTHGQSDSIEGITHSICDLNYEDHRPLYDWFLDQLSIYHPRQIEYARLNLTYTVLSKRWLLQLVNEGYVSGWDDPRMPTLSGLRRRGYTAQSIKNFCERIGVAKRESMIDIALLEHCIREELNKKAPRVMGVLRPLKVIIDNYPEDKTEELEAVNNPEDPSMGTRKVPFSKVLYIEKEDFMEEPPKKYFRLAPGREVRLRYAYFITCTGVVKDPDTGEVIELHCTYDPATKGGDAPDGRKVKATIHWVSAAHAIEARVRLYDHLFSKENPMDVPEGHDFKEFLNPASLEELAPCRLEPSLKDAEAGAGFQFERLGYFCVDKDSTPERVLFNRTVTLKDTWEKVQKSQNI, encoded by the coding sequence ATGTCTGAAGAAATATTAAAGACGCCTACAAATTTTATAAGGGAGGCGATAAAGGAAGATACTGAGAGTAACAGGTTTAATGGACGCGTCCACACACGCTTTCCTCCTGAGCCGAACGGGTTTCTTCATATAGGGCACGCAAAGGGCATATGTATCAGCTACGGCCTGGCAGAGGAATTCGGTGGCAAGTACAACCTAAGGTTTGACGATACCAACCCTGTTAAGGAAGAGGAGAGATATGTTGAGAGCCAGATGACAGACATACACTGGCTTGGTTTTGACTGGGGCGATAACCTCTTTTATGCATCCAATTATTTTGATCAGCTTTACGAATGGGCCGTAAAACTTATTAAAGAGGGCAAGGCATATGTTGATGATCTCTCACCTGAAGAGATACGCAAATACAGGGGTACACTTACTGAGCCCGGTAAAAACAGCCCTTATAGAGACCGCACGGTTGAAGAAAACCTTGATCTTTTTACACGAATGAGAAACGGGGAGTTCAAGGAGGGTGAACGGGTGCTCAGGGCAAAGATAGATATGGCATCAGGCAATATCAATCTCCGTGACCCTGTAATGTACAGGATACTCTATTCAACCCATCACCGCACAGGCGACAAGTGGTGCATATACCCCATGTATGACTGGACACATGGCCAGTCCGATTCAATAGAGGGGATTACCCACTCCATATGCGACCTTAATTACGAAGATCACAGGCCTCTTTATGACTGGTTCCTTGACCAGCTATCGATTTACCACCCGCGTCAGATCGAATATGCCAGGCTTAATCTGACTTATACGGTTCTGAGTAAACGGTGGCTATTACAGCTAGTTAATGAGGGCTATGTAAGCGGGTGGGATGATCCCAGGATGCCAACCCTTTCGGGTTTGAGGCGAAGGGGTTACACAGCGCAGTCCATAAAGAATTTCTGCGAGCGGATAGGTGTGGCCAAGAGGGAGAGCATGATAGATATTGCCCTTCTTGAACACTGCATAAGGGAAGAACTTAATAAAAAGGCCCCCAGGGTGATGGGTGTTTTGCGTCCGTTAAAGGTTATAATTGATAATTATCCTGAAGATAAAACAGAGGAACTTGAGGCGGTCAATAACCCTGAAGATCCATCAATGGGTACAAGGAAGGTACCCTTTTCAAAGGTGCTCTATATTGAAAAAGAGGATTTTATGGAAGAACCTCCGAAAAAATATTTCAGGCTTGCTCCTGGACGGGAGGTAAGGCTGCGTTATGCCTATTTTATAACCTGCACCGGTGTTGTAAAAGACCCTGATACAGGGGAGGTCATTGAACTTCACTGCACCTATGACCCTGCTACAAAGGGAGGGGATGCCCCTGATGGAAGAAAGGTAAAGGCCACAATCCACTGGGTCTCTGCTGCACATGCTATAGAGGCAAGAGTAAGGCTCTATGACCACCTTTTTTCAAAAGAAAACCCAATGGATGTCCCTGAAGGTCATGATTTCAAGGAGTTTCTGAATCCGGCCAGCCTTGAGGAGCTTGCTCCGTGCAGGCTTGAACCCAGTCTTAAGGATGCTGAGGCAGGCGCAGGCTTTCAGTTTGAGAGGCTCGGCTATTTCTGTGTTGATAAGGATTCCACACCTGAAAGGGTACTCTTTAACCGGACAGTCACCCTCAAGGATACCTGGGAAAAGGTTCAGAAGTCACAGAACATATGA
- a CDS encoding VanZ family protein: MGNNKRDRSTGTYEAISEERVLRYSNLWRAIAYLIIISIIVLSLIPNPDEVTPFSASDKVLHTIAYAVCMFWFGLCYGRDKLYIIGLILIVLGIVIEIIQGQTGYRDMSLYDIFANIAGVLIGFLLSFSRLSWTLHYFEKLLFR; the protein is encoded by the coding sequence ATGGGAAATAATAAAAGAGATAGAAGTACAGGTACATATGAGGCTATATCAGAAGAGAGGGTGTTGAGATACAGTAATCTGTGGCGTGCAATAGCATATCTCATTATCATCTCTATTATAGTCCTTTCACTTATCCCGAACCCGGATGAGGTTACCCCCTTTTCCGCATCTGATAAGGTGCTGCATACAATAGCATATGCAGTATGCATGTTTTGGTTCGGGCTCTGTTACGGGCGTGACAAGCTTTATATTATAGGCTTAATCCTTATCGTACTCGGGATTGTGATCGAGATTATACAGGGGCAGACAGGTTACAGGGATATGAGCCTTTATGATATATTCGCCAATATTGCAGGGGTATTAATCGGGTTTTTGCTCTCTTTTTCAAGGCTTTCATGGACGCTTCATTATTTTGAAAAACTGCTTTTTCGATAA
- a CDS encoding YihY/virulence factor BrkB family protein — protein MGFAAVIRFLKEDLWSLRPKDISSTKFFIIRTLKIIVLAYKGFNEDRCSLRAKALTFYSMMSVVPLLALAFGISKGFGMQEVLEKEIIEKMKGQEEVLKFIIGFADRMLEQVKGGIIAGIGILFLLYTVFNLLKNIEESFNDIWGVPHSRSFSRRLSDYLSVLFIAPILFIVSSSTTVFIKTQVTLITEKITLLGSISPLIFFSFKIVPFFVIWLLLTFLYSYMPNTRVRYKSGVIGGVAAGTMYGFWQVIYISMQIGAAKYGAIYGSFAVIPLFMIWLQVSWLIVLFGAEIAFAHQNVDKYEMEAISENVSIALKMVLAIRIAGMCVQNFVKGESPLSGKQISDALELPVRLTNRLLSDLVECNVLSETKGKDEKLTYYQPARDVGGLTIHDVIAALERLGDNSIIYADSDELEKIKEYYAELDSITAKSGANILLKDI, from the coding sequence ATGGGGTTTGCAGCTGTTATCAGGTTTTTGAAGGAGGATCTCTGGAGTTTACGGCCAAAGGATATCTCTTCCACAAAATTTTTTATTATCAGAACCTTAAAAATCATAGTGCTTGCCTATAAAGGGTTTAATGAGGACAGGTGCAGCTTAAGGGCAAAGGCCCTCACCTTTTATTCCATGATGTCTGTTGTCCCGCTACTTGCCCTTGCATTCGGTATCTCCAAGGGGTTTGGTATGCAGGAGGTGCTTGAAAAAGAGATCATTGAAAAAATGAAGGGGCAGGAGGAGGTTCTTAAATTCATCATAGGGTTTGCAGACAGGATGCTTGAGCAGGTAAAGGGTGGCATTATCGCTGGCATAGGTATTTTGTTTTTGTTGTATACTGTATTCAATCTCTTAAAAAACATAGAGGAATCATTCAATGATATATGGGGGGTGCCCCATTCAAGGTCATTCAGCCGCAGGCTCAGTGATTATCTCTCTGTCCTTTTTATAGCTCCAATCCTCTTTATCGTGAGCAGCAGCACTACAGTATTTATCAAGACTCAGGTAACTCTCATTACTGAAAAGATCACCCTGCTGGGGTCTATAAGCCCCCTGATCTTTTTTTCATTTAAAATAGTGCCCTTTTTTGTAATATGGCTCCTCCTTACATTTCTCTATAGCTATATGCCCAATACAAGGGTGAGGTATAAATCAGGGGTGATTGGCGGGGTTGCAGCAGGTACCATGTATGGATTCTGGCAGGTTATTTATATTTCTATGCAGATAGGGGCTGCAAAGTACGGGGCGATCTATGGCAGTTTTGCTGTTATACCACTCTTCATGATATGGCTCCAGGTAAGCTGGCTTATCGTGCTTTTTGGCGCGGAGATTGCCTTTGCTCACCAGAATGTAGATAAATATGAGATGGAGGCCATATCTGAGAATGTGAGCATTGCATTAAAAATGGTGCTGGCTATACGAATCGCCGGGATGTGTGTCCAGAATTTTGTAAAAGGTGAGAGCCCCTTATCAGGAAAACAGATATCCGATGCACTTGAGCTCCCTGTAAGGCTTACAAACAGGCTGCTGTCCGATCTGGTAGAGTGTAATGTGCTTTCCGAAACAAAGGGTAAGGATGAAAAGCTGACCTATTATCAGCCTGCAAGGGACGTAGGGGGGCTTACAATCCATGATGTAATTGCGGCACTTGAAAGGCTTGGGGATAACAGCATCATCTATGCTGATTCTGATGAGCTGGAAAAGATTAAGGAGTATTACGCTGAGCTTGACAGTATCACCGCAAAGTCCGGAGCAAACATATTGCTTAAGGATATATGA